A window of Cytobacillus sp. FSL H8-0458 genomic DNA:
AGACGGGATTCGAACCCGCGACCCCCACCTTGGCAAGGTGATGTTCTACCACTGAACTACTTCCGCAGTATATTTGTATTTACAAGTAAGACCTTCAGGACTCGATTCCTAAGGTCTGCGTTTTTCTATAAAGTGAGCCATGAAGGACTCGAACCTTCGACCCTCTGATTAAAAGTCAGATGCTCTACCGACTGAGCTAATGGCTCATAATATAATACTGTTGCCTAAACTGTGCTTCAAAGCCCTTTGGTCTTTGTCGCAGATTTTAAAAGCTTGCCATTCAGAGATGTAACGCCTCGATGCTGCAATCTTTTAAAATCCTCTACCGATTGAGCTAATGGCTCATACTCATAAAAATGGCTGGGCTAGCAGGATTCGAACCTGCGAGTGACGGAGTCAAAGTCCGGTGCCTTACCGCTTGGCTATAGCCCAATAATTACAAAATAAAAAGGACATTCTTAGCTTGTCCAGTTTTTGTGATTTTATTAAGTATAAGTGGTGGAGGGGGGCAGATTCGAACTGCCGAACCCGAAGGAGCGGATTTACAGTCCGCCGCGTTTAGCCACTTCGCTACCCCTCCATCTGCGAAAAACAGATGGTGCCGGCGAGAGGACTTGAACCCCCAACCTACTGATTACAAGTCAGTTGCTCTACCAATTGAGCTACACCGGCAAATATGGTGGAGGATGACGGGATCGAACCGCCGACCCTCTGCTTGTAAGGCAGATGCTCTCCCAGCTGAGCTAATCCTCCATTATGGTGACCCCTACGGGATTCGAACCCGTGTTACCGCCGTGAAAGGGCGGTGTCTTAACCGCTTGACCAAGGGGCCTAGTATTCTAGTTGTCTACATTAAGAGAGCTTCCAACCGGGCTCGAACCGGTGACCTCTTCCTTACCATGGAAGTGCTCTACCTGCTGAGCTATGGAAGCAGCAGCTCATAATTCCCATAAGGGGCTTTATGAAAATGGCTCCGCAGGCAGGATTCGAACCTGCGACCGTTCGGTTAACAGCCGAATGCTCTACCACTGAGCTACTGCGGAAAAGTGGTATTATAAAACAGCCTGGCAACGTCCTACTCTCACAAGGGGACAGCCCCTAACTACCATCGGCGCTGAGAAGCTTAACTTCCGTGTTCGGTATGGGAACGGGTGTGACCTTCTCGCTATCGCCACCAGACTATTTTCAAAAGACAAGTATGATTATACTTTCTTTTGTAGTTTTTTTCAAGAGGAAATTTCATTTTCGTTCCCTCAAAACTAGATAATGTATGAAGAAGCATTTGCCGAGTATTCACCAATGACTTGGTTAAGTCCTCGATCGATTAGTATCAGTCAGCTCCACATGTCGCCACGCTTCCACCTCTGACCTATCAACCTGATCATCTTTCAGGGATCTTACTAGCTTGACGCTATGGGAAATCTCATCTCGAGGGGGGCTTCATGCTTAGATGCTTTCAGCACTTATCCCTTCCGCACATAGCTACCCAGCGATGCCTTTGGCAAGACAACTGGTACACCAGCGGTGCGTCCATCCCGGTCCTCTCGTACTAAGGACAGCTCCTCTCAAATTTCCTGCGCCCACGACGGATAGGGACCGAACTGTCTCACGACGTTCTGAACCCAGCTCGCGTACCGCTTTAATGGGCGAACAGCCCAACCCTTGGGACCGACTACAGCCCCAGGATGCGATGAGCCGACATCGAGGTGCCAAACCTCCCCGTCGATGTGGACTCTTGGGGGAGATAAGCCTGTTATCCCCGGGGTAGCTTTTATCCGTTGAGCGATGGCCCTTCCATGCGGAACCACCGGATCACTAAGCCCGACTTTCGTCCCTGCTCGACTTGTAGGTCTCGCAGTCAAGCTCCCTTGTGCCTTTACACTCTGCGAATGATTTCCAACCATTCTGAGGGAACCTTTGGGCGCCTCCGTTACTTTTTAGGAGGCGACCGCCCCAGTCAAACTGCCCACCTGACACTGTCTCCCGCCCCGATCAGGGGCGCGGGTTAGAATTTCAATACAGCCAGGGTAGTATCCCACCGACGCCTCCACCGAAGCTGGCGCTCCGGTTTCTCAGGCTCCTACCTATCCTGTACAAGCTGTACCAAAATTCAATATCAGGCTACAGTAAAGCTCCACGGGGTCTTTCCGTCCTGTCGCGGGTAACCTGCATCTTCACAGGTACTATAATTTCACCGAGTCTCTCGTTGAGACAGTGCCCAGATCGTTACGCCTTTCGTGCGGGTCGGAACTTACCCGACAAGGAATTTCGCTACCTTAGGACCGTTATAGTTACGGCCGCCGTTTACTGGGGCTTCGATTCAAAGCTTCGCTTGCGCTAACCTCTCCTCTTAACCTTCCAGCACCGGGCAGGCGTCAGCCCCTATACTTCGCCTTGCGGCTTCGCAGAGACCTGTGTTTTTGCTAAACAGTCGCCTGGGCCTATTCACTGCGGCTCATCAGGGCTATTCACCCTAATGAGCACCCCTTCTCCCGAAGTTACGGGGTCATTTTGCCGAGTTCCTTAACGAGAGTTCTCTCGCTCACCTTAGGATTCTCTCCTCGCCTACCTGTGTCGGTTTGCGGTACGGGCACCTTTTCCCTCGCTAGAGGCTTTTCTTGGCAGTGTGGAATCAGGAACTTCGGTACTAAATTTCCCTCGCCGTCACAGCTCAGCCTGTGTGGTAACGGGATTTGCCTCGTTACCGGCCTAACTGCTTGGACGCGCTAATCCAGCAGCGCGCTTACCCTATCCTCCTGCGTCCCCCCATTGCTCAAACGGTAAAGAGGTGGTACAGGAATATCAACCTGTTGTCCATCGCCTACGCTTTTCAGCCTCGGCTTAGGTCCCGACTAACCCTGAGCGGACGAGCCTTCCTCAGGAAACCTTAGGCATTCGGTGGATGGGATTCTCACCCATCTTTCGCTACTCATACCGGCATTCTCACTTCTAAGCGCTCCACCAGTCCTTGCGGTCTGGCTTCAACGCCCTTAGAACGCTCTCCTACCACTGACATCGGAAGATGTCAATCCACAGCTTCGGTGATACGTTTAGCCCCGGTACATTTTCGGCGCGGAGTCACTCGACCAGTGAGCTATTACGCACTCTTTAAATGGTGGCTGCTTCTAAGCCAACATCCTGGTTGTCTAAGCAACTCCACATCCTTTTCCACTTAACGTATACTTTGGGACCTTAGCTGGTGGTCTGGGCTGTTTCCCTCTTGACTACGGATCTTATCACTCGCAGTCTGACTCCCATGGATAAGTCTTTGGCATTCGGAGTTTGTCTGAATTCGGTAACCCGATGGGGGCCCCTAGTCCAAACAGTGCTCTACCTCCAAGACTCTTACTACATGAGGCTAGCCCTAAAGCTATTTCGGAGAGAACCAGCTATCTCCAGGTTCGATTGGAATTTCTCCGCTACCCACACCTCATCCCCGCACTTTTCAACGTGCGTGGGTTCGGGCCTCCATCCAGTGTTACCTGGACTTCACCCTGGACATGGGTAGATCACCTGGTTTCGGGTCTACGACCACATACTCATTCGCCCTATTCAGACTCGCTTTCGCTGCGGCTCCGTCTTATCAACTTAACCTCGCATGTAATCGTAACTCGCCGGTTCATTCTACAAAAGGCACGCTATCACCCATTAACGGGCTCTAACTACTTGTAGGCACACGGTTTCAGGATCTCTTTCACTCCCCTTCCGGGGTGCTTTTCACCTTTCCCTCACGGTACTGGTTCACTATCGGTCACTAGGGAGTATTTAGCCTTGGGAGATGGTCCTCCCTGCTTCCGACGGGATTTCTCGTGTCCCGCCGTACTCAGGATCCACTCTGGAGGGAACGAAGTTTCAACTACAGGGCTTTTACCTTCTCTGGCCGGCCTTTCCAGACCTGTTCATTTACCTCGTTCCTTTGTAACTCCGTGTAGAGTGTCCTACAACCCCAGGAGGCAAGCCTCCTGGTTTGGGCTAATCCCGTTTCGCTCGCCGCTACTCAGGGAATCGCGTTTGCTTTCTCTTCCTCCGGGTACTTAGATGTTTCAGTTCCCCGGGTCTGCCTTCCATATCCTATGTATTCAGATAAGGATCCCATCCCATTACGGATAGGGGGTTTCCCCATTCGGAAATCTCCGGATCAAAGCTTACTTACAGCTCCCCGAAGCATATCGGTGTTAGTACCGTCCTTCATCGGCTCCTAGTGCCAAGGCATTCACCGTGCGCCCTTTCTAACTTAACCGTATTTGACAGGTTCATCGAAGATGAACAAAATCAAAGGTTTTTAACTCTATTTAACATAGAGAGAATTCACTAAAATGGCGATTACTCGGTTATTGCTTCTTCATAATCATTATCTAGTTTTCAAAGAACGAATCTTTCATTGAGAGATTGAACTCTCAAAACTGAACGAACAAAGAACGTCACGTTTCTTGTAAATATTCCTTAGAAAGGAGGTGATCCAGCCGCACCTTCCGATACGGCTACCTTGTTACGACTTCACCCCAATCATCTGTCCCACCTTAGGCGGCTGGCTCCAAAAGGTTACCCCACCGACTTCGGGTGTTACAAACTCTCGTGGTGTGACGGGCGGTGTGTACAAGGCCCGGGAACGTATTCACCGCGGCATGCTGATCCGCGATTACTAGCGATTCCGGCTTCATGCAGGCGAGTTGCAGCCTGCAATCCGAACTGAGAATGGTTTTATGGGATTCGCTTAACCTCGCGGTTTCGCAGCCCTTTGTACCATCCATTGTAGCACGTGTGTAGCCCAGGTCATAAGGGGCATGATGATTTGACGTCATCCCCACCTTCCTCCGGTTTGTCACCGGCAGTCACCTTAGAGTGCCCAACTGAATGCTGGCAACTAAGATCAAGGGTTGCGCTCGTTGCGGGACTTAACCCAACATCTCACGACACGAGCTGACGACAACCATGCACCACCTGTCATCCTGTCCCCCGAAGGGGAACGCCCTATCTCTAGGGTTGTCAGGAGATGTCAAGACCTGGTAAGGTTCTTCGCGTTGCTTCGAATTAAACCACATGCTCCACCGCTTGTGCGGGCCCCCGTCAATTCCTTTGAGTTTCAGCCTTGCGGCCGTACTCCCCAGGCGGAGTGCTTAATGCGTTTGCTGCAGCACTAAAGGGCGGAAACCCTCTAACACTTAGCACTCATCGTTTACGGCGTGGACTACCAGGGTATCTAATCCTGTTTGCTCCCCACGCTTTCGCGCCTCAGCGTCAGTTACAGACCAAAGAGTCGCCTTCGCCACTGGTGTTCCTCCACATCTCTACGCATTTCACCGCTACACGTGGAATTCCACTCTTCTCTTCTGCACTCAAGTTCCCCAGTTTCCAATGACCCTCCCCGGTTGAGCCGGGGGCTTTCACATCAGACTTAAGGAACCGCCTGCGCGCGCTTTACGCCCAATAATTCCGGACAACGCTTGCCACCTACGTATTACCGCGGCTGCTGGCACGTAGTTAGCCGTGGCTTTCTGGTCAGGTACCGTCAAGGTACCGGCAGTTACTCCGGTACTTGTTCTTCCCTGACAACAGAGTTTTACGATCCGAAAACCTTCATCACTCACGCGGCGTTGCTCCGTCAGACTTTCGTCCATTGCGGAAGATTCCCTACTGCTGCCTCCCGTAGGAGTCTGGGCCGTGTCTCAGTCCCAGTGTGGCCGATCACCCTCTCAGGTCGGCTACGCATCGTGGCCTTGGTGAGCCGTTACCTCACCAACTAGCTAATGCGCCGCGGGCCCATCTGTAAGTGATAGCGAGATGCCATCTTTCAGCTTTTCCTCATGTGAGGAAAAGAGTTATCCGGTATTAGCCCCGGTTTCCCGGAGTTATCCCAGTCTTACAGGCAGGTTGCCCACGTGTTACTCACCCGTCCGCCGCTGACTTCAGGGAGCAAGCTCCCATCTGTCCGCTCGACTTGCATGTATTAGGCACGCCGCCAGCGTTCGTCCTGAGCCAGGATCAAACTCTCCATATAAGAGTTGATTAAGCTCGTTTTGTCTTTTCATAAAAGACTAATGATTTAAACGTTGACGTTTTTGTTCGTTCAGTTTTCAAAGATCAATCCGCCGCTCAGAAGCGACTTTCTCAATATATCACATGTCAACTTCGACGTCAACAACTTTTTTCAAGTTGTTATTATTAATGCTTTCCGTCATCAGCGACGTTTATTAATATACCAAGATACCAATAAGAAGTCAACAGCCTTTTTAAGTTTTTTTCTTCAGCACCAAATTATATTACCCCTTCTTTTGATGATGCTGGCGGGAACGCATGTATTTCAGGCAATCTGCTGGTGCTGCCAGACGCTGAAATAATGAAAATAAAATTTTATATCGTTCCTCCATGGCTCTTTTGACAATATGATCGATACGGTCATCTTTTAAATCAAATAATATTTCGTCCATTTCCCGCTTAATCAGATACTCCATTTCTTTTAGCTCTTTTTGGCTTAAAAGCATTCCCATCATTTTGATTGCCTCCAATACATTTTTCAATTTGTATTTTGTAGTATTTTTCCAATTAAGATTTTTTATGAATAAATTTTTTTATACATGGAAGAGACAAGTTCAGCATAGGTATGAGACTAGGAAGGTATCGGACGAGGTGATCGATTATGAACTTTTTTTATGTATTGAATGGTAAGTCTTTAAAACAAATATCGCTGGTTGTCATTGCAGCATTTTTCACGGCTTGGTTCCTCTTCATGCAGAGTATTGTCCACTTGCCTGCTTTTTCAGCTAAAGACGGGCCTAAGGCGATATACAAAGGGGAAAAGGATTTAGCCCTCACCTTTAATATAGGATGGGGGGATGTTAAAGCAGAGCCCATATTGGATATCCTTAAAAAAGAGAATGTTAAATCTGCGACCTTTTTTCTTGCCGGCTCCTGGGCTGAACGCCATCCGGATTTAGTTTCAAGAATCGTGAAAGAAGGCTATGAAATCGGAATTCTGGGCTATGGCTATGAAGATTATACAGAGCTTGAAGAGGATAAAATCAGGAGGGACCTCGCAAAGGCGCAGGAAGCATTTAGAAAGCTGAACATTAAAGATATTAAGCTCGTTCGCGCCCCAACAGGGCACTTTGACCAGAAAACCTTAAAGGTTGCTGACCGGATGGGCTATACCGTTGTCCATTGGAGCGTCGATTCAAAGGATTGGACGAATCCGGGTGTCGAGAGGATTGCAGAGAATGTATCAAAGGCAAAAAAAGGAGATATCGTACTTTTGCATGCTTCCGATTCTGCCAAGCAAACAGCCAAAGCACTTCCGCTCATTTTAAATGATGTAGAATCCAAGGGGCTCAACTTCGTTTCCGTCTCAGAAATGATTGCGAATGCAGAGACAAAGACAAATGAAATTAAATAAACAAAAGCCATCCGTTATTTGGATGGCTTTTTAGCTATATGGCTTCTTTGCTTTTGGGAATCT
This region includes:
- the pdaB gene encoding polysaccharide deacetylase family sporulation protein PdaB, whose amino-acid sequence is MNFFYVLNGKSLKQISLVVIAAFFTAWFLFMQSIVHLPAFSAKDGPKAIYKGEKDLALTFNIGWGDVKAEPILDILKKENVKSATFFLAGSWAERHPDLVSRIVKEGYEIGILGYGYEDYTELEEDKIRRDLAKAQEAFRKLNIKDIKLVRAPTGHFDQKTLKVADRMGYTVVHWSVDSKDWTNPGVERIAENVSKAKKGDIVLLHASDSAKQTAKALPLILNDVESKGLNFVSVSEMIANAETKTNEIK